Part of the Cytobacillus sp. IB215665 genome, AAAAGCCAGCATTTTTGCTATTATCCCATTGTATAGGTGTTCTTGCGTTATCCCTAGATTTTTGTTTTAAAATATTGAGTATTTCGTTCTCTTTCATTCCTTCATTCTTTTTCATCTTGTAAATATTCAACGACTCTACGTCACGGTAATCCTCTATGCGATCAAAGTTAGGGTTTGTCATTCCAATTTCTTCTCCTTGATATATATAAGGTGTCCCTTGCATCAAATGAATCGTTGTTGCTAGCATTTTAGCAGATTCCTTATGGTACCTTTGATCATTACCAAATCTTGATACAATTCTTGGTTGGTCATGATTACACCAAAACAAAGCATTCCAACCACCACCTTTAATCATTTCGCTCTGCCATGTGGACAAAATTTGTTTTAGTTGCAAAAAGTTAAAATTTGCAACCTCCCATTTCTCTCCATTTGGATAATCAACCTTTAAATGATGAAAATTAAAGGTCATATCAAGCTCCTGTCTTTTTGGGTTTGTATATTTAATACAGTGGTCAATCGTTGTTGATGACATCTCGCCAACTGTCATACTATCGTACTTTGAAAACACTTGTCTATTCATCTCATGTATAAACTCATGAACACGTGGACCATCGGTATAAAATTTCCTTCCGTCCCCTGTAGTACCTGATCTGGTTATGTCATCATTAGGAAATTGCTGATCTTTTGAAATAAGATTAATGACATCTAAACGAAAGCCGTCAACTCCTTTTTTAAACCAAAAGTGCATCATCTCATATACATGTTCGCGAACTTGTTTATTCTCCCAATTTAAATCTGCTTGTGTAATGTCGAACAAGTGTAAATAGTATTGACCTGTTTGGTCATCAAGTTCCCAGGCTGAGTTGCCAAACTT contains:
- the treC gene encoding alpha,alpha-phosphotrehalase, with protein sequence MKDAWWKRSVVYQIYPKSFKDTTGNGVGDLQGIISKLDYLTELGVDIIWLTPIYKSPQRDNGYDISDYFSIHEEYGTMADFDLLLTEAHKRNMKVIMDIVVNHTSTEHAWFKQSRESMKNKYRDFYIWHDDMGKEPNNWQSKFGNSAWELDDQTGQYYLHLFDITQADLNWENKQVREHVYEMMHFWFKKGVDGFRLDVINLISKDQQFPNDDITRSGTTGDGRKFYTDGPRVHEFIHEMNRQVFSKYDSMTVGEMSSTTIDHCIKYTNPKRQELDMTFNFHHLKVDYPNGEKWEVANFNFLQLKQILSTWQSEMIKGGGWNALFWCNHDQPRIVSRFGNDQRYHKESAKMLATTIHLMQGTPYIYQGEEIGMTNPNFDRIEDYRDVESLNIYKMKKNEGMKENEILNILKQKSRDNARTPIQWDNSKNAGFSKGKPWINVSANYKHINATEALRDNNSVFYHYKQLISLRKKYDIITYGDFQLILEDHPQIYAYVRSFKNEKLLVINNFYAKEATFLLPETVEIDGYSNSILLSNYNDSPMNINYIELRPYESIIYHLTK